A single region of the Mesorhizobium sp. NZP2077 genome encodes:
- a CDS encoding IS110 family transposase, producing MSEYIGLDVSLKETAISVRRGGKRIWRGKCPSDPSLVADVLRKRAPAAKRVVFETGPLSVWFYHALSAEGLPAICIDARHAKAALDMAPNKTDANDADGLAHLAEVGFYREVRVKGYDSMLSRTLVAARSRLVKITTELSNQIRGLMKTFGLIIPRSKGGKFEADVRRLLADQEELGRIVLPLLEAWLSMRARAAELGQQLVANARHNDACQLLMSIPGVGTITATSFIGAIEDPSNFKTSRAVGAWLGLTTRRYQSGEVDYDGHISRRGDPHLRGLLYEAAVVILTRSRADSSLRTWGLKLRDKIGFKRAAVAVARKLAVIMHAMLKSGELFNREEAAMA from the coding sequence ATGAGCGAATATATCGGTCTCGACGTGTCGTTGAAAGAGACGGCGATTTCTGTGCGGCGTGGCGGCAAAAGGATCTGGCGCGGCAAATGTCCCTCTGATCCGAGCTTGGTCGCGGACGTTCTCCGCAAGCGGGCGCCAGCGGCCAAGCGGGTGGTGTTCGAGACCGGACCCTTGTCGGTGTGGTTCTATCATGCCTTGAGCGCCGAAGGACTTCCGGCGATCTGCATCGACGCCCGGCATGCTAAGGCCGCGCTGGACATGGCACCGAACAAAACGGACGCCAACGATGCCGACGGCTTGGCGCATCTGGCCGAGGTCGGCTTCTACCGCGAGGTGCGGGTGAAGGGCTATGACAGCATGCTGAGCCGCACGCTGGTGGCCGCGCGGAGCCGGCTGGTTAAGATCACGACCGAGCTCTCCAACCAGATCCGCGGGCTCATGAAGACGTTCGGGCTGATCATTCCGCGAAGCAAGGGCGGCAAGTTCGAAGCCGACGTCCGGCGCCTGCTGGCCGATCAGGAAGAGCTTGGCCGGATTGTCCTGCCACTTCTCGAAGCTTGGCTCAGCATGCGCGCCCGCGCTGCTGAACTCGGACAGCAGCTCGTCGCCAACGCCCGGCACAATGACGCATGCCAGCTATTGATGTCGATCCCCGGCGTCGGCACCATCACTGCGACTTCATTCATCGGTGCCATCGAGGATCCATCGAATTTCAAGACATCGCGCGCTGTCGGCGCGTGGCTGGGCTTGACAACCCGACGCTATCAATCCGGCGAAGTCGATTATGATGGTCATATCTCGCGGCGTGGGGATCCTCATCTGAGAGGGCTTCTCTATGAGGCCGCAGTCGTGATCCTGACGCGCAGCCGGGCTGACAGCAGTCTGCGCACATGGGGGTTGAAGCTGCGTGACAAGATCGGCTTCAAGCGGGCAGCTGTCGCTGTCGCCCGCAAGCTCGCTGTCATCATGCATGCGATGCTGAAATCCGGTGAGTTGTTCAATCGGGAAGAAGCCGCCATGGCCTGA
- a CDS encoding DUF1419 domain-containing protein, producing MTSNPSFRKVLVGVATREHMFQLFNRHKDTPDLDPLSGTPYSGEWFQIEASSYHFMLGLLPPLFQRSGLFGISEFKAGNVTSVFFEIRIRGRERWYHGFCDLSDRQSPDKMRAAIIAHETGATDSMTREEKLEAIWNTTHPDFKGIAGEINPDAWPVEHYGKRALLVDDGRDGTILKLLEDLSDDEIDSCMPAIRARSRR from the coding sequence ATGACCTCAAATCCATCCTTCAGGAAGGTGCTCGTCGGCGTTGCCACGCGCGAGCACATGTTCCAGCTGTTCAATCGACACAAGGACACCCCCGACCTCGATCCGCTTTCCGGCACGCCGTATTCAGGTGAGTGGTTCCAGATCGAGGCCTCGTCGTACCATTTTATGCTCGGACTGCTGCCGCCTCTGTTCCAAAGGTCCGGGCTGTTCGGCATTTCGGAATTCAAGGCCGGCAACGTCACCAGTGTGTTTTTCGAGATCAGGATCCGGGGCCGCGAACGCTGGTATCACGGCTTTTGCGACCTCTCGGATCGGCAATCCCCAGACAAGATGCGCGCGGCCATCATCGCCCACGAGACGGGCGCGACCGACAGCATGACCCGTGAGGAAAAGCTCGAGGCCATCTGGAACACGACGCATCCGGACTTCAAGGGAATAGCCGGCGAAATCAATCCCGACGCCTGGCCCGTCGAGCACTACGGCAAGCGTGCATTGCTGGTCGATGACGGCCGCGACGGCACGATCCTGAAACTGCTCGAGGATCTGTCGGACGACGAAATCGACAGCTGCATGCCCGCGATACGCGCACGCAGTAGAAGGTGA
- a CDS encoding tyrosine-type recombinase/integrase, producing the protein MAMIVRAVPGHPPIPAEFPLLLSNQMQIIEPAFAYLIEQAELRAHSPETVRTYGEHLYDWFDTLEQSDLSWDTVDEGTILAYRNRMLETPSPYTGRPYARSTINDRVRSVCRFYAWAHRRNMIDELPFSYRDAPPVRTASKGFLAHAAGKPAPGNMLTVAEYETLPRPLRLGDLHRLLAALDMPYRLIAEWAVTSGMRRMELCALTVDQVPRSDKLHMEDHPLVGIPLTVTKGSRRRTIYPPLRLIDRTNWYIGENRAALITRLRRRDPDYAPLKTLFLNRRGLPVTKARLSAVFARGFAAAGLDGSAHWLRHTFATVMLVRLQAEAQRNPDINPLKVLQVLLGHASLETTAIYLRCVELHGDEIAETIEYLYGRVIDDA; encoded by the coding sequence ATGGCAATGATCGTTCGTGCTGTGCCTGGCCATCCTCCAATCCCGGCCGAGTTTCCCCTTCTCCTTTCCAATCAGATGCAGATCATCGAACCTGCCTTCGCTTATCTGATCGAGCAGGCTGAGTTGCGGGCACACTCGCCGGAAACGGTCCGAACCTATGGCGAGCATCTTTACGACTGGTTCGACACGCTCGAACAATCGGATCTGTCTTGGGACACGGTCGATGAAGGCACCATTCTGGCCTACCGCAACAGGATGCTCGAGACGCCGAGCCCGTATACGGGAAGGCCTTATGCGCGATCCACCATCAATGACAGGGTGCGGTCGGTCTGCCGCTTCTATGCCTGGGCGCATCGCCGCAACATGATTGACGAACTTCCGTTCAGCTATCGGGACGCGCCGCCGGTCAGAACTGCCTCAAAGGGCTTTCTTGCCCACGCGGCGGGCAAGCCCGCGCCGGGAAATATGCTGACGGTCGCCGAATATGAAACCTTGCCTCGGCCGCTGCGTCTCGGCGATCTTCACCGACTGCTGGCCGCTCTCGACATGCCCTATCGGTTGATCGCGGAATGGGCGGTGACCAGTGGCATGCGACGGATGGAGCTGTGTGCGCTCACGGTGGATCAGGTGCCGCGCAGCGACAAACTGCACATGGAGGATCACCCGCTGGTGGGGATCCCGCTCACCGTTACGAAGGGCAGCAGAAGGCGCACAATCTACCCACCGCTGAGGCTCATCGACCGCACAAACTGGTATATCGGAGAAAACCGCGCGGCGCTGATAACGCGGTTGCGACGGCGAGACCCAGACTACGCGCCGTTGAAGACCCTCTTCCTCAATAGGCGTGGCCTGCCCGTCACCAAAGCCCGGCTGTCGGCCGTATTCGCGCGTGGCTTTGCCGCGGCGGGATTGGACGGCTCTGCCCACTGGCTGCGTCACACCTTCGCGACGGTCATGCTGGTGCGGCTACAGGCGGAAGCGCAACGCAATCCCGATATCAATCCCCTGAAGGTCCTCCAGGTCTTGCTTGGTCACGCCTCGCTTGAGACGACGGCGATCTATCTGCGCTGCGTCGAATTGCATGGAGACGAGATCGCCGAGACGATCGAGTACCTCTACGGGCGCGTGATCGACGATGCGTAG
- a CDS encoding DUF1173 domain-containing protein produces the protein MRRFRIGSEVYEEGAPDLQAALANAYARKERPSCLCREPGCPMYVARIGDLHLIKRMPLSGGGHESSCDSYETPYELSGLGALMGSAIQLDQQSGKAALKLDFSLSKTGSRAASVPAGQNSASVTGDPRRMSLRGLLHYLWHEAELTVWTSRWAGKRHWWNVRWHLLEAAGQMTVRGGPLADILFVPEPFRAENRQAIEQRRNTVLAPALPPKLGPRQLLVLVGEVKEIVPARSGQKLVIRHLPGFPFIIDDALHRRLQARFEKELSLWEADSSSHLIAIATFGLNPAGLAIVEEIALMVASENWIPYETVPEKRLVDALARLREKSVKGLRYDLQPDQPIANALLQNREEPIAFFVVPAGTDGTFEASLDEMIAARPEIGSWVWRVGDGDMPPLPV, from the coding sequence ATGCGACGGTTCAGAATTGGCAGTGAGGTGTACGAGGAAGGGGCGCCTGACCTGCAGGCGGCGCTGGCGAACGCCTATGCCCGCAAGGAGCGTCCATCATGCCTGTGCCGTGAGCCGGGCTGCCCGATGTACGTCGCCCGCATCGGCGACCTCCATCTGATCAAGCGCATGCCGCTCAGCGGCGGCGGGCACGAGTCTTCCTGCGATTCCTACGAGACCCCTTACGAACTGTCCGGGCTGGGCGCCTTGATGGGCAGCGCGATCCAGCTTGATCAGCAAAGTGGCAAGGCGGCTTTGAAACTCGATTTCAGCCTGTCGAAGACGGGGAGTCGGGCAGCGTCTGTGCCTGCTGGCCAAAACTCCGCCAGTGTAACCGGAGATCCCAGGAGGATGTCACTGCGTGGCCTTCTTCACTATCTCTGGCACGAGGCCGAATTGACGGTCTGGACATCCCGATGGGCCGGCAAGCGACATTGGTGGAATGTCCGCTGGCATCTTCTGGAGGCTGCCGGGCAAATGACGGTGAGGGGTGGGCCGCTCGCGGATATCCTGTTCGTCCCCGAGCCATTCCGGGCCGAGAACAGGCAAGCGATTGAACAGCGTCGCAACACGGTCCTTGCTCCAGCACTACCGCCGAAATTGGGGCCGCGACAGTTGCTGGTCCTGGTCGGTGAAGTGAAGGAGATCGTGCCAGCCCGATCCGGTCAGAAACTTGTCATCAGGCATTTGCCCGGTTTTCCCTTCATCATCGATGACGCATTGCATCGGCGTTTGCAGGCACGTTTCGAGAAGGAATTGTCGCTGTGGGAAGCGGATTCGAGTTCACATCTGATAGCGATCGCGACGTTCGGGCTCAATCCGGCCGGCCTCGCCATTGTCGAGGAGATCGCGCTGATGGTGGCGTCCGAGAACTGGATTCCCTACGAGACGGTCCCTGAGAAGAGGCTCGTCGATGCGCTGGCCCGTCTTCGCGAGAAGAGCGTAAAGGGATTGCGCTACGACCTGCAGCCCGACCAGCCGATCGCCAACGCATTGCTTCAGAATAGGGAGGAGCCAATTGCGTTCTTTGTCGTCCCGGCCGGAACAGATGGCACGTTCGAGGCTTCGCTCGACGAGATGATCGCCGCGCGACCGGAGATCGGCTCTTGGGTATGGCGGGTCGGCGATGGCGATATGCCGCCACTGCCAGTTTGA
- a CDS encoding transposase, translated as MKQQTRPFIVEVKQKRGVQKQGRPIWGDVDLSAIAAEVAKDAEVVFLPNPRPVDTVVGSIDAEDQPNQKAEPYMADPQEAQSRQGTMEASATPNPLETKKKTSRLGKAKAEAKQPPRKNGAKPASKAAEAPAAAVRTGRKVYSLIERSQRLAQIGNSIAGGATLKHAVGQAGISEQTYYLWKKAAAPVQDGGDLKDLLALEEENRRLKNLLADRLRKENAELKKKLGLA; from the coding sequence ATGAAGCAACAGACCCGTCCATTCATCGTAGAGGTTAAACAAAAGCGCGGCGTTCAAAAACAGGGTCGTCCCATTTGGGGTGATGTTGACCTGTCCGCTATTGCGGCCGAGGTGGCCAAGGATGCAGAGGTAGTGTTTCTGCCAAATCCTCGGCCGGTTGACACCGTCGTCGGGTCTATCGATGCAGAAGATCAACCCAATCAGAAAGCGGAGCCTTACATGGCCGATCCTCAGGAAGCTCAATCACGCCAAGGTACTATGGAAGCATCTGCCACGCCGAACCCGCTCGAGACGAAAAAGAAAACCTCACGACTGGGAAAGGCAAAGGCTGAAGCCAAACAGCCTCCGCGAAAGAATGGCGCCAAGCCTGCTTCGAAGGCAGCCGAAGCCCCAGCTGCAGCGGTCCGGACCGGGCGAAAAGTCTACTCCCTGATCGAACGCTCGCAGAGGCTTGCCCAGATCGGTAACTCGATTGCCGGCGGCGCTACCCTCAAGCACGCCGTCGGTCAGGCGGGTATATCCGAACAGACCTATTATCTCTGGAAGAAGGCCGCAGCGCCTGTCCAGGATGGCGGCGACCTCAAGGATCTGCTCGCGCTCGAGGAAGAGAACAGGCGACTGAAGAACCTGCTTGCGGACCGTTTGCGCAAAGAGAATGCCGAGTTGAAGAAGAAGTTAGGCCTCGCCTAA
- a CDS encoding ParB/RepB/Spo0J family partition protein yields MAKAIQKIAMNAAENIPYDKLMLSQKNVRRIKDGVSVEQLAEDISRRKLLQSLNVRPVLDGDGEETGTFEVPAGGRRYLALGILIKQKRLAKNEPIPCIVNRRQETSAEEDSLAENLRRADLHPLDQFRAFKTLSDQGLDPDEIGARFFVSPATVRQRLRLASVSLRLLDLYEKDEIRLEQVMAFSISDDHTRQEQIWERISNSHTQEPYYIRRLLTETTVRADDRRAVYVGAEAYEAAGGVVLRDLFEQDSGGWFQDAALLEQLVFDKLKVDAEAIRAEGWKWVEAAISFPYGHTSGMRRIYAEAQELSAEEIKRYDALKAEHDKLDADYAAAEDADEAIEAKLDQLGAELDAIDDRPQSYDPVQKGIAGVFVTLAANGKLQVEAGFVRAEDEPRPETGGGDEREEGDAEGEARSNGDDDGDGVVVNGKPVDDSSGDDGEEDGIKPLPDRLVFDLTAQRTLALRNALAGDADIAFFAALHAFVLQVFYRFAPDSCLEISLKSGSFSQVDGLAETSWAKEIAERHEAWDRELPDETDGLWDFLVGLDEASRKALFAHCVSLTLNAVVEPWNRRRALEHADVLAYSLQFDMVDAGWTPTVEFLGRLTKARILQAVREARGEDSAQLIDHMKKEIMAREAARLIEGSNWLPEPLRLEVNDAAANGGGAIAGETSDETTLDGDEAELPAFLADDADPSSDEPVTIDGDETDHLQAAE; encoded by the coding sequence ATGGCAAAGGCCATTCAGAAGATCGCAATGAACGCCGCGGAGAACATCCCCTACGACAAGCTGATGCTATCGCAGAAGAATGTCAGGCGCATCAAGGACGGCGTTTCCGTCGAGCAGCTTGCCGAAGACATCAGCCGGCGCAAGCTCCTGCAAAGCCTGAATGTCCGTCCGGTGCTCGACGGCGATGGCGAGGAAACCGGCACGTTCGAGGTGCCGGCCGGCGGCCGGCGTTATCTCGCGCTCGGCATCCTCATCAAGCAGAAGCGCCTGGCGAAGAACGAGCCGATCCCCTGCATCGTCAACCGCAGGCAAGAGACCTCGGCCGAAGAGGATTCGCTTGCCGAAAACCTGCGGCGCGCCGACCTTCATCCGCTCGACCAGTTCCGAGCCTTCAAGACGCTGAGCGATCAGGGGCTCGATCCGGACGAGATCGGCGCCCGCTTCTTCGTATCGCCGGCGACGGTGAGGCAGCGCCTGCGGCTGGCATCGGTGTCACTGAGGCTTCTCGATCTCTACGAGAAGGACGAAATCCGGCTCGAGCAGGTCATGGCGTTCTCGATCTCGGACGACCACACGCGCCAGGAGCAGATCTGGGAGCGGATATCCAACTCGCACACGCAGGAACCCTACTACATCAGGCGCCTGCTGACCGAGACGACGGTACGCGCAGACGATCGCCGGGCCGTCTATGTCGGCGCGGAAGCCTATGAGGCAGCCGGCGGCGTTGTCCTGCGCGACCTGTTCGAGCAGGATTCCGGCGGCTGGTTCCAGGATGCAGCACTGCTCGAGCAGCTGGTCTTCGACAAGCTGAAGGTGGATGCCGAGGCGATCCGTGCTGAAGGCTGGAAATGGGTCGAGGCGGCGATCAGCTTTCCCTATGGCCACACCTCCGGCATGCGGCGCATCTACGCCGAGGCCCAGGAGCTCAGCGCCGAGGAGATCAAACGCTACGACGCGCTGAAGGCCGAACACGACAAGCTCGATGCGGACTATGCCGCGGCCGAGGATGCCGACGAGGCAATTGAGGCGAAGCTCGACCAGCTGGGCGCCGAGCTCGATGCGATCGACGACCGTCCTCAAAGCTACGACCCCGTCCAGAAGGGCATTGCCGGTGTGTTCGTGACGCTCGCCGCGAACGGCAAGCTCCAGGTCGAGGCCGGTTTCGTGCGCGCCGAGGACGAGCCCCGGCCTGAGACCGGCGGTGGCGATGAGCGCGAGGAAGGGGACGCCGAGGGCGAAGCCCGGTCTAACGGCGACGACGATGGCGATGGTGTTGTCGTCAACGGCAAGCCGGTGGATGACAGCTCTGGCGACGACGGCGAGGAGGACGGCATCAAGCCGCTGCCCGATCGGCTCGTCTTCGACCTGACCGCACAGCGGACGCTTGCGCTGCGCAATGCGCTCGCCGGCGACGCCGACATCGCCTTCTTCGCGGCACTCCATGCCTTCGTCCTGCAGGTCTTCTATCGCTTCGCGCCGGACAGCTGCCTTGAGATCAGCCTGAAGAGCGGCAGCTTCAGCCAGGTCGACGGGCTTGCCGAGACCTCCTGGGCAAAGGAAATCGCCGAGCGGCACGAAGCCTGGGACCGTGAGCTGCCCGATGAGACGGACGGCCTGTGGGACTTCCTTGTCGGCCTCGACGAGGCAAGCCGCAAGGCGCTGTTCGCCCACTGCGTCTCGCTGACCCTCAATGCGGTGGTCGAACCGTGGAACAGGCGCCGGGCGCTCGAGCATGCCGACGTGCTGGCCTACTCACTTCAGTTCGATATGGTCGACGCCGGCTGGACGCCCACGGTCGAGTTCCTCGGGCGCCTCACCAAGGCGCGGATTCTGCAGGCTGTCCGCGAAGCCCGTGGCGAAGACTCCGCGCAGCTGATCGACCACATGAAGAAGGAGATCATGGCCCGTGAGGCCGCGCGACTTATCGAGGGATCGAACTGGCTGCCGGAGCCGCTGCGCCTCGAGGTCAACGACGCGGCTGCCAATGGCGGCGGCGCAATCGCCGGCGAAACGTCGGACGAGACGACGCTCGATGGCGATGAGGCCGAACTGCCGGCCTTCCTCGCCGACGATGCGGATCCGTCTTCCGATGAGCCGGTGACCATCGACGGCGACGAGACGGACCATCTCCAGGCCGCCGAATAG